In Raphanus sativus cultivar WK10039 chromosome 5, ASM80110v3, whole genome shotgun sequence, the following proteins share a genomic window:
- the LOC130495101 gene encoding membrane-anchored ubiquitin-fold protein 1-like, with protein sequence MYNMSLKKDRRIKKVLLGFSYIDKLPSRHSTFFATEMAEVDNQLEIKFRLTDGSDIGPKAFPDATTVAALKETVISQWPREKENGPKTVKEVKLISAGKVLDNNKTVKDYRSPVSIGAVTTMHVIIQPLITEKEKKPKGDDPKMNKCVCSVM encoded by the exons ATGTATAATATGTCATTGAAGAAAG ATAGAAGAATAAAGAAGGTCCTGCTGGGATTTTCTTACATTGACAAACTGCCAAGTCGACACTCAACTTTTTTTGCAACAGAGATGGCAGAAGTTGATAATCAACTAGAGATCAAGTTTAGGTTAACTGATGGTTCTGATATCGGCCCTAAAGCATTTCCTGATGCTACAACTGTTGCTGCATTGAAGGAAACTGTTATTTCTCAATGGCCTAGAG AAAAGGAAAATGGGCCGAAGACAGTGAAAGAGGTGAAGTTGATAAGCGCAGGGAAAGTTTTGGACAACAACAAGACTGTTAAAGACTACCGAAGCCCTGTTTCTATTGGCGCTGTCACCACAATGCACGTTATCATCCAACCTCTGATTACTGAAAAAG AAAAGAAGCCTAAAGGTGATGATCCAAAGATGAACAAATGTGTCTGCTCAGTCATGTAA
- the LOC130512672 gene encoding uncharacterized protein LOC130512672, producing the protein MGKRKCASKYRSSTPDRESPTHRDSSPASDLRREASGSSNRAANLPSSDNPAVIRSTKPFEVSNSPDNIHSPYFLHSSDHPGLVLASEALDGTNYSIWTIAMTTSLEAKNKLGFIDGSIAMPVDTDPFYKIWCRCNSMVKSWLLNSVSKQIYTSVLYFKAASDIWNDLHTRFHKSNLPRLYKLRHQLHSLRQGSMDLSSYHTKTQSLWEELNSLNAPAHTIEGLMAQNESNRVIDFLMGLNDSYDHIRSQILMKKSLPSLSEVFNILDQEDSQRSARTTSQTSVDASTFQVSSYGKPRPVCTHCKGVGHVVDRCYKIHGYPPGLKARGRTYPPKNTASQHGQASANAIISESPDVKQSTSVTANATSPIPSTLSSEQLQQFIAYFSAQLQDQSHTSTSNGLLPSPSAVSEACKATGSYTGVDDWQG; encoded by the exons ATGGGAAAGAGAAAGTGTGCTTCCAAATACAGGAGCTCAACTCCTGATCGCGAATCTCCGACTCATCGCGATTCATCTCCAGCTTCCGATCTCCGTCGCGAAGCTTCTGGATCTTCAAATCGAGCTGCTAACCTACCTTCTTCAGATAATCCAGCTGTGATTCGTTCCACTAAACCGTTTGAGGTATCTAACTCTCCGGATAACATTCATAGCCCTTACTTTCTTCATAGTTCAGATCACCCTGGCTTAGTTCTAGCATCTGAGGCTTTAGATGGAACGAACTATAGCATCTGGACTATAGCTATGACTACGAGTTTAGAGGCAAAGAACAAGCTAGGATTTATCGATGGATCTATTGCTATGCCTGTTGATACTGATCCTTTCTACAAGATCTGGTGTCGTTGCAACAGTATGGTCAAATCTTGGCTTCTTAACAGCGTTTCAAAGCAGATTTACACAAGTGTGTTGTATTTCAAAGCTGCATCTGATATATGGAATGATCTTCACACTCGGTTCCACAAATCTAATCTGCCACGACTGTACAAGCTCCGTCATCAACTACACTCACTTCGTCAAGGTAGCATGGATCTCTCCTCGTATCATACCAAGACGCAATCATTGTGGGAAGAACTCAACAGTCTGAACGCTCCAGCTCATACTATTGAAGGTCTTATGGCACAGAATGAGAGTAACAGAGTCATTGACTTCCTTATGGGACTCAATGACAGTTATGATCACATCCGTAGTCAGATTCTCATGAAGAAGTCCCTTCCATCTCTGTCTGAAGTCTTCAATATTCTCGATCAAGAAGATAGTCAACGTTCTGCAAGAACTACTTCTCAGACTTCTGTTGATGCTAGCACGTTTCAGGTATCTTCTTATGGGAAGCCTCGTCCGGTTTGCACTCATTGCAAAGGTGTTGGACATGTTGTTGATAGATGCTACAAGATCCATGGTTATCCACCAGGTCTTAAAGCACGAGGCAGAACTTATCCACCAAAGAATACAGCCTCTCAACATGGTCAAGCTTCTGCAAATGCTATCATCTCTGAGTCACCAGACGTGAAACAGTCTACTTCTGTGACTGCAAATGCTACCTCTCCGATACCTTCTACTCTCAGCTCTGAGCAACTGCAACAGTTCATCGCGTACTTCAGTGCTCAACTCCAAGACCAGAGCCATACATCAACATCAAATGgacttcttccttctccttcagCTGTATCAGAGGCTTGCAAAGCGACTG GATCTTACACGGGAGTTGATGATTGGCAAGGGTAG